In a single window of the Alosa sapidissima isolate fAloSap1 chromosome 18, fAloSap1.pri, whole genome shotgun sequence genome:
- the LOC121689986 gene encoding UDP-glucuronosyltransferase 1A5-like — protein sequence MGVPTGKGTLLPVFCAFLILIPGGVGGGKILVFPEDGSHWVNMQVILRELHGRGHALTVVRSVRSWYIKENPALYTSVNVDPPPSEGFSAEMFEGLLQRSLQVQRMSYVRYFLEQQSDVVYTLRLIHGSVLQIISTILEDTTLTALLHEERFDLLLTDPAFPAGVLLANYLDLPLVYNVRWINTGDAHMAIAPSPPSFVPMYNSFLPANMTLWQRVQNTVRYVTSVLNERYVFMPIYDELIARHFPPGSNLLSMQRRADIWLMRVDFVYDFPRPTMPNMVYIGGFQCRPPQPLPDDLEAFVQSSGEHGIIVMSLGVLIATLPKDITEAIAEAFAQLPQKVLWRYVGERPSTLGNNTLLVDWLPQNDLLGHPKTQAFVAHGGNNGMYEAIYHGVPVVALPLLFDQFDNVLRLQVRGGARVVGTATLTTAVFKEALQDVMENPSYREAMRRLSRLHRDQLVSPLDTATFWIEYVMRNKGAAHLRPESWDMPWYVYHSVDVALLLLVLACMTVAVPVVTCRALCRVVFKKKRKME from the coding sequence ATGGGTGTGCCTACGGGAAAAGGCACGTTGCTGCCCGTCTTCTGTGctttcctcatcctcatcccaGGCGGCGTTGGTGGTGGGAAAATCCTGGTGTTCCCCGAGGACGGCAGCCACTGGGTGAACATGCAGGTGATCCTCCGTGAGCTGCACGGCCGCGGCCACGCCCTGACGGTGGTGCGCTCGGTGCGCAGCTGGTACATCAAAGAGAACCCGGCACTGTACACGTCCGTCAACGTGGACCCGCCGCCGTCCGAGGGCTTCAGCGCCGAGATGTTCGAGGGGCTACTCCAGCGTTCGCTACAGGTGCAGCGAATGTCGTACGTGCGCTACTTCCTGGAGCAGCAGAGCGACGTGGTGTACACTCTGCGGCTCATCCACGGCAGCGTCCTCCAGATCATCTCCACTATACTGGAAGACACCACGCTCACCGCCCTGCTGCACGAGGAACGCTTTGACCTGCTGCTGACCGATCCCGCGTTCCCAGCCGGCGTGCTCCTGGCCAACTACCTGGACCTACCGCTGGTCTACAACGTGCGTTGGATCAACACAGGCGATGCGCATATGGCCATTGCTCCGTCGCCACCCTCCTTTGTGCCCATGTACAACTCCTTCCTGCCCGCGAACATGACCCTGTGGCAACGGGTGCAGAACACTGTGCGCTACGTAACTAGCGTGCTGAACGAGCGCTACGTCTTCATGCCCATCTACGACGAGCTGATCGCGCGCCACTTCCCGCCAGGCTCCAACCTGCTGTCCATGCAGCGGCGGGCCGACATCTGGCTCATGCGGGTGGACTTTGTGTACGACTTCCCACGCCCGACCATGCCCAACATGGTCTATATCGGCGGCTTCCAGTGCAGGCCCCCTCAGCCACTTCCCGACGACCTGGAGGCGTTCGTGCAGAGCTCCGGCGAGCACGGCATCATCGTGATGTCCCTGGGTGTTCTGATCGCCACGCTGCCAAAGGACATCACCGAGGCCATTGCTGAGGCATTCGCCCAGCTCCCTCAGAAGGTCCTGTGGCGCTACGTGGGCGAGCGCCCGTCAACTCTGGGCAACAACACCCTGCTGGTGGACTGGCTCCCCCAGAACGACCTCCTGGGTCACCCCAAGACGCAGGCCTTCGTGGCGCACGGCGGCAACAACGGCATGTACGAGGCCATCTACCACGGCGTGCCCGTTGTGGCGCTACCGCTCCTTTTCGACCAGTTCGACAACGTCCTTCGGCTTCAGGTGCGCGGCGGGGCACGTGTGGTCGGTACAGCCACCCTCACCACCGCCGTCTTCAAAGAGGCACTCCAGGACGTCATGGAGAACCCGTCGTACCGCGAGGCCATGCGTAGGCTCTCGCGCCTGCACAGGGATCAGCTCGTCTCGCCACTCGACACCGCCACCTTCTGGATCGAGTACGTCATGCGGAACAAGGGCGCAGCCCACCTGCGGCCGGAGTCCTGGGACATGCCCTGGTACGTCTATCACAGCGTGGACGTGGCTCTGCTGCTCCTGGTCCTGGCCTGTATGACTGTGGCAGTTCCTGTCGTTACCTGTAGGGCTCTGTGTCGGGTGGTTTTcaagaagaagagaaaaatgGAGTAA
- the si:dkey-165a24.9 gene encoding probable G-protein coupled receptor 132 yields MILNLTNGSCHLPLETDRDGLTYIYSLAFSLGLPANLLSLWGLYQLGRSGGGGCQLVYILNLLLSDLLQLLTLPLWIIYLQRAHRWAYGSVACQLVGYVFYVNVYASVVFLCLIALDRCLAIVYPLSSRRFRKVRVAALSGVAVWTLTFLFCLSGLYPSVFEPERGLCLEQYPISPRYAKFKIATVALGFLLPCCILGVTSARIRVTLRDSPSVSTQERRRIVGTLVVITVIFIVVFGPYHLVGGYRFMALLLTEDPCHLERSLYLCYRICYGLTSLNTLLDPLFYIFLCHNARHELRRSLPCLSKGTSPTKGVQFKPKVKMKVGGGGGSGRTRQLDQSDSV; encoded by the exons ATGATACTAA ACTTGACTAATGGGAGTTGCCACCTCCCCCTGGAGACCGACCGAGATGGTCTGACCTACATCTACAGCCTGGCCTTCTCCCTGGGCCTTCCTGCCAACCTGCTCTCTTTGTGGGGACTGTACCAACTGGGCCGCTCCGGCGGGGGTGGCTGCCAGCTGGTCTACATCCTCAACCTGCTGCTGTCGGACCTGCTCCAGCTGCTCACACTTCCGCTGTGGATCATCTACCTGCAGAGGGCGCACCGGTGGGCGTACGGCTCGGTCGCCTGCCAGCTGGTGGGCTACGTCTTCTACGTCAACGTCTACGCCAGCGTGGTGTTCCTGTGCCTGATCGCGCTGGACCGCTGTCTGGCTATCGTCTACCCGCTGAGCAGCAGAAGGTTCCGGAAAGTGCGCGTGGCGGCGCTATCCGGGGTGGCCGTGTGGACGCTGACGTTCCTGTTCTGTCTGAGCGGGCTGTACCCGTCCGTGTTCGAGCCAGAGAGAGGGCTTTGCTTGGAGCAGTACCCCATCAGCCCACGCTACGCCAAGTTCAAGATCGCTACGGTGGCCCTGGGCTTTCTGCTGCCCTGCTGCATTCTGGG AGTCACCTCGGCCAGGATCAGGGTCACCCTGCGCGACTCGCCGTCCGTCTCGACCCAGGAGCGCCGCCGCATCGTGGGGACGCTCGTCGTCATCACCGTCATCTTCATCGTCGTCTTCGGGCCGTACCACCTGGTGGGGGGCTACCGCTTCATGGCGCTGCTGCTGACGGAGGACCCCTGCCACCTGGAGCGCTCACTCTACCTGTGCTACCGCATCTGCTACGGCCTCACCAGCCTCAACACCCTCCTGGACCCCCTCTTCTACATCTTCCTGTGCCACAACGCCCGCCACGAGCTCCGGCGCTCCTTGCCCTGCCTGAGCAAAGGCACGAGCCCCACGAAAGGGGTCCAGTTCAAGCCCAAGGTCAAGATGAAggtcggcggcggcggcggcagtgGACGCACCAGACAGCTGGACCAGAGTGACAGCGTGTAG
- the LOC121689987 gene encoding UDP-glucuronosyltransferase 2C1-like: protein MVWTSVAALIPLILCGLCILPGECHPKSNILVVPVDGSHWVNMVVILKELHSRGHNLTVIRSQKSWYIPEKSPIYTSISVKSLVDEFDLSFYDRMLRRHLEYRKSSRLLRTIYIQADMGRMMIDGHDTLTRSVKLMFEDHAFMAKMRDTKFDLMLTDPGLPMGVFLARRLNLPTVFNVRWINMGDSHFTFAPSPLSYVPITGSELSDKMDFFERTLNMLVHISQSLQYYFIMEPSYRELFDTYFPPGTDLLSIELAADLWLVRADFVFEFPRPTMPNVVYIGGFQCRPAKPLPEDLEAFMQSSGEHGVVIMSLGTLIAALPKEVTEAIAAVFAQLPQKFVWRYIGERPTTLGNNTLLVDWFPQNDLLGHPKTRAFVAHGGTNGMYEAIYHGIPVVGLPLLFDQFDNVLRLQVRGAARVLEATSLTPAEFKEALQDVLENPSYQEAMQRLSRLHRDRPIEPLDSATFWIEYVLRNKGAGHLRSEGYHLPWYVYHSVDVILLLLALLCLSVWVFITVCRFMLRLVCKRKTKVE from the coding sequence ATGGTCTGGACAAGTGTGGCAGCCCTTATTCCACTGATACTCTGTGGATTATGTATTCTGCCTGGAGAATGCCACCCCAAGAGCAACATTCTTGTGGTTCCTGTTGATGGCAGCCACTGGGTGAACATGGTGGTGATTCTGAAAGAGCTTCACTCCCGAGGTCACAACCTGACGGTCATACGCTCGCAGAAAAGCTGGTACATCCCGGAGAAGTCCCCCATCTACACCTCCATCTCAGTGAAGTCTCTGGTGGATGAGTTTGACCTGAGCTTCTATGATAGAATGCTACGGCGCCACCTAGAGTACCGGAAGTCCAGCCGTCTCCTGCGCACCATCTACATTCAAGCAGACATGGGTAGAATGATGATTGATGGGCACGACACTCTCACGAGATCCGTCAAGCTCATGTTTGAGGATCACGCCTTTATGGCCAAGATGAGGGATACCAAATTTGACCTGATGCTCACAGATCCTGGCCTGCCTATGGGTGTCTTTCTCGCCCGGCGCCTCAACCTTCCGACGGTCTTCAACGTGCGCTGGATAAACATGGGAGACAGCCACTTCACCTTTGCTCCCTCCCCGCTGTCCTACGTCCCCATCACAGGCTCCGAGCTGAGCGACAAAATGGACTTCTTCGAGCGGACCCTGAACATGTTGGTGCACATCAGCCAGTCGTTGCAGTATTATTTCATCATGGAGCCGTCTTACCGCGAGCTGTTTGATACCTACTTCCCGCCGGGAACAGACCTGTTGTCCATTGAGCTCGCAGCAGACTTGTGGCTTGTCAGGGCGGACTTTGTCTTTGAGTTCCCCCGGCCCACTATGCCTAACGTGGTCTATATCGGTGGGTTCCAGTGTCGCCCAGCAAAGCCTTTGCCTGAGGACTTGGAGGCCTTCATGCAGAGCTCCGGAGAGCACGGGGTCGTGATCATGTCTCTGGGAACCCTAATTGCAGCACTCCCCAAAGAAGTGACGGAGGCAATTGCGGCAGTTTTTGCCCAGCTCCCTCAAAAGTTTGTGTGGAGGTACATAGGGGAGCGGCCGACCACTCTGGGCAACAACACTCTGCTGGTGGACTGGTTCCCCCAGAACGACCTCCTGGGTCACCCCAAGACACGGGCGTTCGTGGCTCACGGAGGCACTAACGGAATGTACGAGGCCATCTACCACGGTATACCCGTTGTGGGGCTGCCGCTGCTCTTCGATCAGTTCGACAACGTCCTTCGGCTACAGGTGCGAGGGGCGGCACGAGTCTTAGAGGCCACGTCACTGACCCCTGCCGAATTCAAGGAGGCGTTGCAGGACGTCCTGGAGAACCCTTCCTATCAGGAGGCAATGCAGAGGCTGTCGCGCCTGCATAGGGATCGCCCGATAGAGCCACTCGATAGTGCCACCTTCTGGATCGAATATGTCTTGCGGAACAAGGGAGCAGGGCATTTGCGCTCAGAGGGCTACCACCTTCCCTGGTACGTCTATCACAGTGTGGATGTCATTCTGCTGCTTCTGGCTTTGTTGTGCCTCAGTGTTTGGGTGTTCATCACTGTCTGCAGGTTTATGTTGCGCTTGGTTTGCAAAAGAAAGACCAAGGTTGAGTGA